The Halorhabdus sp. BNX81 genome includes a region encoding these proteins:
- a CDS encoding DUF1102 domain-containing protein, with protein MKRRNLLSALGALAAGGAVATGTGAFTATTADRQFSVSVAGDSNAFLGLSPTSGPNGAYADGADDGELELDFTEDNENIGSGIAGGNGINSNSITHFDDVFEVQNQGTQEVIVSVTPIGFFEADNGNAMFVLLVPPVWAFNKWNLTKMKLDVGETAKFGVIAASSSEFPPGLAMNDELTITAEAL; from the coding sequence ATGAAACGACGAAACCTACTCTCAGCACTCGGCGCGCTCGCCGCCGGTGGGGCTGTGGCAACCGGCACGGGGGCGTTCACCGCGACCACCGCGGATCGGCAGTTCTCGGTCTCCGTCGCGGGGGATTCGAACGCCTTCCTCGGTCTCAGCCCGACGTCCGGGCCCAACGGTGCGTATGCGGACGGAGCGGACGACGGCGAGCTCGAGTTGGACTTCACCGAGGACAACGAGAACATCGGCAGTGGAATCGCGGGGGGAAACGGCATCAATTCGAACTCGATCACCCACTTCGACGACGTCTTCGAGGTCCAAAACCAGGGCACTCAGGAGGTCATCGTGTCGGTAACGCCGATCGGCTTCTTCGAAGCCGACAACGGCAACGCGATGTTCGTCCTGCTGGTGCCACCGGTTTGGGCATTCAACAAGTGGAATCTCACGAAAATGAAACTCGACGTTGGGGAGACTGCGAAGTTCGGTGTCATCGCTGCCAGTTCCAGTGAGTTCCCGCCGGGTCTCGCCATGAACGACGAGCTGACAATCACCGCGGAGGCACTCTGA
- a CDS encoding ubiquitin-like small modifier protein 1 translates to MQVSWKLFATLREAAGESEIEIEIADSATVADALEVLLAKHPVVETEAVDGDELYSHISVVHDGVRVEEPLTSDREVSVNDELALLPPLSGG, encoded by the coding sequence ATGCAGGTGTCTTGGAAGTTGTTCGCGACGCTGCGGGAGGCTGCTGGGGAATCCGAGATTGAGATTGAGATTGCCGACAGCGCGACGGTCGCCGACGCACTCGAGGTGCTTCTCGCCAAGCATCCCGTTGTCGAGACCGAAGCGGTCGATGGCGATGAACTCTATTCCCATATTAGCGTCGTCCACGATGGGGTCCGCGTCGAGGAGCCACTGACATCAGACCGAGAGGTCTCCGTAAACGACGAACTCGCGCTGTTGCCCCCGCTAAGCGGCGGATGA